In one Echinicola marina genomic region, the following are encoded:
- the yjjX gene encoding inosine/xanthosine triphosphatase, whose amino-acid sequence MAFPKRKNIQKRDRQQLVVVGSNNPVKINCTESGFAQAFEQSYFVVQGLNVDSEVSDQPFGDEETYRGAHNRAKNAKSAFPEADYWVGIEGGVAKMENELEAFAWIVILDKNGKEGKSRTATFILPEAISKLVNEGMELGKADDQVFQRENSKQGNGAVGILTNGTINRKEYYYQAVVLALIPFIKEELY is encoded by the coding sequence ATGGCATTTCCAAAAAGAAAAAATATTCAAAAACGAGACCGACAGCAATTGGTCGTTGTGGGCAGCAATAATCCCGTAAAGATCAATTGTACAGAAAGTGGCTTTGCCCAAGCTTTTGAACAATCCTATTTTGTGGTTCAAGGCCTCAATGTTGATTCAGAAGTCAGCGATCAGCCCTTTGGTGATGAGGAAACCTATAGAGGAGCTCATAATAGAGCTAAAAATGCCAAAAGTGCATTTCCTGAAGCAGATTATTGGGTGGGCATTGAAGGTGGAGTAGCCAAGATGGAAAATGAACTGGAAGCATTTGCCTGGATAGTTATTTTAGACAAAAATGGAAAAGAAGGAAAATCCAGGACGGCTACATTTATCTTGCCTGAAGCGATCAGTAAGCTGGTTAATGAGGGAATGGAACTTGGAAAAGCTGATGACCAGGTCTTTCAAAGAGAAAACTCCAAACAAGGGAATGGCGCTGTTGGAATATTAACCAATGGAACCATCAATAGAAAAGAATATTATTACCAAGCAGTCGTTTTAGCATTGATACCATTTATAAAAGAGGAACTGTATTAA
- a CDS encoding TonB-dependent receptor family protein → MNLKFTILLAIFIGLLPNLILGQTVLTILDAETQEPIPAVLVKINSQNKEISDEQGRVILDNQKVEDVSFSHISYAGLWVKIQPNENRTIFLERKTNSLSEVVVSTFGSSRSLMEQDAAVSHIGEEEFYRFNETSLVSAFNTKSGIRLEERAPGSYRVSIRGSSLRAPFGVRNVKVYWNGIPFTSPDGTTALNLLDLNNVKKADIIKGPAGSIYGAGNGGVISFTSKPIDENAVQVNLGLGEYGLVKYSVGVQQTMEKSNVHANYVQQKSNGYRDHSALDRKVLQMGANFFPSDKQTVSTELLYSDLKYQIPGGLNADQVAENPQQARPGSAAQNASISQKTLYGTFVHDYDFNDQWNNHTSFYVQTTDFENPFNLDYKRETQYGYGGRTKFSLDDQWAGFPVKVIVGGEYQFSNTSAQNFGNRGGQADTIRFSDDLITTQAFLFQQLEVKWTEAIRMTLGLSENFSKFDINRTIDASAGEPYAVERTFDPVWVPRLALSGKLNDHSSIFGSISSGFSPPTIDEVRTNEGTINLDLEAERGVNYEIGYRASYWEDRFNVDISTFYFKLDETITTYTNEQGVVLFQNAGATNQKGLEAQLDYALYRNGLSWLQEIALVHAYSFYHFRFKDYVDDGEVYSGNKLTGVAPNNLANQINLKTRAGLYLNITHQFVDEIPLNDVNTVFQDSYNLLSARMGWRKSLGSQYDLELYFGAENILDEQYSLGNDLNAFGGRYYQPAAPLNFYGGVKFKVRY, encoded by the coding sequence ATGAATTTAAAGTTTACCATTCTATTAGCCATTTTTATTGGCCTTCTGCCCAATTTGATTTTGGGACAAACAGTTTTGACCATTTTGGATGCAGAGACCCAAGAGCCGATTCCAGCTGTTTTGGTTAAGATCAATTCTCAGAATAAAGAAATTTCTGATGAGCAAGGCCGAGTTATATTGGATAACCAAAAGGTAGAAGATGTTTCCTTTTCACATATTTCATATGCTGGCTTATGGGTTAAAATCCAGCCCAATGAGAACCGCACCATATTTTTGGAGCGTAAGACCAATAGCCTGTCTGAAGTAGTTGTTTCTACTTTTGGGTCATCAAGATCCCTTATGGAACAGGATGCTGCTGTGAGTCATATCGGGGAGGAGGAGTTTTATCGCTTCAATGAGACTTCTTTGGTATCAGCCTTTAATACCAAGTCGGGAATTCGATTGGAGGAGCGGGCGCCAGGAAGCTATAGGGTTTCCATTAGGGGCAGCTCATTAAGAGCTCCTTTTGGAGTAAGGAATGTAAAAGTGTATTGGAATGGTATTCCTTTTACTTCTCCTGATGGTACTACCGCCCTGAATTTATTGGATTTGAATAATGTAAAGAAGGCTGATATCATTAAAGGTCCAGCAGGAAGCATCTACGGAGCAGGAAATGGCGGGGTGATCAGTTTTACTTCCAAGCCTATCGATGAAAATGCTGTGCAAGTTAACCTTGGTCTGGGTGAATATGGTTTGGTAAAATACAGTGTGGGCGTACAGCAAACAATGGAAAAGTCCAATGTACATGCTAATTATGTCCAACAAAAATCAAATGGATACAGGGACCATAGTGCCTTGGATAGAAAGGTCCTTCAGATGGGAGCTAATTTTTTTCCATCCGATAAGCAAACTGTTTCTACGGAGTTATTGTATTCAGATCTTAAGTATCAGATTCCCGGAGGCTTAAATGCCGATCAAGTGGCCGAAAACCCACAACAGGCCAGGCCTGGTTCTGCCGCCCAAAACGCCTCTATTTCCCAAAAGACCTTGTATGGGACTTTTGTCCATGATTATGATTTTAATGATCAATGGAATAATCATACTTCCTTTTATGTTCAAACAACAGATTTTGAAAATCCTTTCAATCTGGATTATAAAAGAGAAACGCAGTATGGTTATGGAGGAAGGACCAAATTTAGCTTGGATGACCAATGGGCTGGTTTTCCAGTGAAAGTTATTGTTGGTGGAGAGTATCAATTTTCCAATACCAGTGCACAAAACTTTGGGAATCGAGGAGGACAAGCAGATACTATTCGGTTTAGTGACGATTTGATCACGACACAAGCGTTTTTATTTCAGCAGTTGGAAGTAAAGTGGACAGAAGCTATCCGAATGACCCTGGGGTTAAGCGAGAATTTCTCCAAGTTTGATATCAATAGGACCATTGATGCATCTGCTGGAGAGCCCTATGCGGTGGAGAGGACATTTGATCCTGTATGGGTGCCTAGGTTAGCTCTTTCAGGTAAATTAAATGATCATTCCTCCATCTTTGGAAGTATAAGTTCAGGCTTTTCACCACCAACGATTGATGAGGTGAGGACCAATGAAGGTACCATCAATCTAGATTTGGAGGCTGAAAGGGGAGTGAACTATGAAATAGGCTATAGAGCCAGTTATTGGGAGGATAGGTTCAATGTTGATATAAGTACATTTTATTTCAAGTTAGACGAAACCATTACCACCTATACCAATGAACAAGGAGTGGTGCTTTTCCAAAATGCAGGGGCAACGAACCAAAAGGGATTAGAGGCCCAATTGGACTATGCCCTGTATAGAAATGGTTTGTCTTGGCTTCAGGAAATAGCTTTGGTACATGCTTACTCTTTTTATCACTTTAGGTTTAAAGATTATGTGGATGATGGTGAGGTCTATTCTGGAAATAAACTAACAGGAGTGGCCCCAAATAATTTGGCTAATCAAATTAACCTAAAAACTAGGGCTGGGCTATATCTTAATATTACCCATCAGTTTGTAGATGAAATTCCGCTGAATGATGTCAATACTGTTTTCCAGGACAGCTATAATTTATTGAGCGCCCGGATGGGGTGGAGGAAAAGCTTGGGCAGTCAATATGATTTGGAGCTCTATTTTGGTGCCGAAAATATACTGGATGAGCAATACAGCTTGGGAAATGATCTTAATGCCTTTGGGGGACGCTACTATCAGCCGGCTGCCCCATTGAATTTTTATGGTGGAGTTAAGTTTAAAGTGAGGTATTAA
- a CDS encoding NAD(P)/FAD-dependent oxidoreductase — protein MPDTVKYPIPNLPVSNRPKLVILGGGFAGLKLARKMVNSEYQVILLDKNNYHQFQPLFYQVATAALEPSAISFPLRKIFHHTPNVTFRMAEALELDQDNKRLYTNVGYIDFDYLVMAMGADTNYFGMKNIMEHSTPMKTVSEALYIRNRIISNYEKAINIADVEKRKSMMNVVIVGGGPTGVELAGAIAELRNNVFPKDYPELNFQNMRVVLAEAGPKLLAGMSTEASDKAVVYLDKLGVEIMVNAAVEDYDGLTIKIKDHEGLQTQTLLWAAGVKPNHIKGLREDQMIPNGRLKVDEYNALIDSQGIYVVGDLCIQTDEDYPRGHPQVAQVAIQQADNLSKNLKAIADNRPQIRFKYKDLGSMATVGRSLAVVDLPFVKFQGFAAWITWLFVHLMAIVGVKNRIFIFLDWAWNYLSFDPSLRLLIRPRYVKPKEKEELVEDK, from the coding sequence ATGCCAGATACTGTAAAATATCCCATTCCAAATCTCCCTGTGTCCAATCGACCTAAACTGGTGATTCTTGGCGGTGGTTTTGCCGGGCTTAAATTGGCCAGAAAGATGGTCAATTCTGAATATCAGGTGATCCTTCTGGACAAGAATAATTATCATCAGTTTCAGCCTTTATTTTACCAAGTTGCTACAGCAGCATTAGAGCCCAGTGCTATTTCATTTCCCTTGCGAAAGATATTCCACCATACGCCAAATGTAACCTTCAGGATGGCCGAGGCCCTGGAGTTGGACCAAGATAACAAAAGATTGTATACCAATGTAGGGTATATCGATTTTGATTATTTGGTCATGGCGATGGGGGCTGATACCAATTATTTTGGGATGAAGAATATCATGGAGCACAGTACGCCCATGAAAACTGTTTCTGAAGCTCTATATATCAGGAACCGCATCATCTCCAATTATGAAAAGGCCATCAATATCGCTGATGTGGAGAAGCGGAAATCCATGATGAATGTAGTCATTGTAGGCGGTGGACCAACAGGGGTGGAGCTGGCAGGAGCTATTGCAGAGCTGAGAAACAATGTTTTTCCCAAAGATTATCCTGAATTGAATTTTCAGAATATGAGAGTTGTACTAGCCGAAGCAGGACCGAAGCTGTTGGCAGGAATGTCCACTGAAGCCAGTGACAAGGCAGTGGTATATCTGGATAAGTTGGGGGTGGAAATCATGGTCAATGCTGCGGTAGAAGATTATGACGGTTTGACCATTAAAATCAAAGATCATGAAGGTTTGCAAACGCAGACCTTACTTTGGGCAGCAGGGGTGAAACCTAATCATATTAAAGGCCTGCGTGAAGATCAAATGATCCCCAATGGGCGTTTAAAAGTGGATGAGTATAATGCATTGATCGACAGTCAAGGAATATATGTGGTTGGGGATCTTTGTATTCAGACTGATGAAGATTATCCCCGAGGACATCCGCAAGTAGCGCAGGTGGCCATACAGCAGGCGGATAATCTATCCAAAAATTTGAAAGCCATAGCTGATAACCGTCCGCAAATTAGGTTTAAATATAAGGATCTTGGTTCAATGGCCACGGTGGGGAGAAGCCTGGCTGTAGTGGATTTACCATTTGTGAAATTTCAGGGATTCGCTGCTTGGATCACTTGGCTTTTTGTCCATCTTATGGCCATTGTTGGAGTAAAAAACAGAATATTTATATTCTTAGACTGGGCTTGGAATTACTTGTCTTTTGATCCTTCTTTGAGACTTTTGATCAGGCCCAGATATGTGAAGCCCAAGGAGAAAGAGGAGTTGGTTGAAGACAAATGA
- a CDS encoding thioredoxin family protein: MLQELEQDNLQEVVSQNEKVIVQYGATWCGNCRIMKPKMKRLSGSYEGITFLYVDAEKLPESRKLAEVTNLPTFATFKDGKLVNQTQTNKEDNLKALIDEIANN, encoded by the coding sequence ATGTTACAGGAATTAGAACAAGACAACCTTCAGGAAGTAGTTTCACAAAATGAAAAAGTGATTGTACAGTATGGTGCAACATGGTGTGGTAACTGCCGTATCATGAAGCCAAAAATGAAAAGACTTTCTGGCAGCTATGAAGGAATCACCTTTTTGTATGTAGATGCTGAAAAACTTCCTGAATCAAGAAAATTGGCCGAGGTAACCAACCTGCCAACCTTTGCCACTTTCAAAGACGGAAAATTGGTTAACCAAACGCAAACAAATAAAGAAGACAACCTTAAAGCTTTGATAGATGAGATTGCCAATAATTAA
- a CDS encoding alpha-L-fucosidase, protein MIKNLAFLLLLIMVACQTEPVSPPAPVAPTPSERQLAWQDMEYYAFVHFNMNTFTNIEWGMGGESPDTFNPTELDCRQWAKVAKEAGMKGIIITAKHHDGFCLWPTETTDHSVKSSSWKDGKGDVLKELSEACKEYGLKFGVYLSPWDRNNEHYGTPEYIEIFRAQLKELLTNYGDVFEVWFDGANGGTGYYGGANEERKVDKKTYYDWENTYKIIRELQPNAVIFSDAGPDVRWVGNESGHAYKTTWSNLLRDEIYGGMPNYHTEYADGQENGTHWVPAEVDVSIRPGWYYHEYEDHKVKSLPTLLDIYYESIGRNGSLLLNFPVDKRGLIHENDAEQVLKLADKIKEDFAKDLAANAGSIEASESRGNGYEAENAIDENPETYWATNDGVIEASLTINFDGPITFNRFLAQEYITLGQRVKAFTVEAQTENGWEEIASETTIGYKRILRFPDVTANAVRFTIKDAKASPTISKVAVYNAPKVVLAPEIKRTIAGKVSLEVPDEGVDIYYTTDGSQPDQNSTKYEGEFDVKTPQIIQAIALDKATGKVSEVSRRDLDLAKTSWKVVNGGEKAQQAIDENIHSNYVSKSNEIIIDLGTEVNLKGFTYMPMQNRYMSGVIQHYNFAVSTDGKSWKTVSTGEFGNIANSPIEQKISFGTVPAKFIKLKATKTLDGKDASFAEIGTISE, encoded by the coding sequence ATGATAAAAAATTTAGCATTTCTATTATTACTTATTATGGTGGCCTGTCAAACTGAACCAGTATCGCCACCTGCACCTGTAGCACCCACACCTTCTGAGCGACAATTAGCTTGGCAGGACATGGAATATTACGCCTTTGTTCACTTTAATATGAACACCTTTACCAATATAGAATGGGGAATGGGCGGTGAATCCCCTGATACATTTAACCCCACTGAATTGGATTGCCGACAATGGGCCAAAGTAGCCAAAGAAGCAGGCATGAAAGGTATCATCATTACAGCGAAGCACCATGATGGATTTTGCCTCTGGCCAACAGAAACTACTGACCATTCTGTAAAAAGCTCCTCTTGGAAAGATGGAAAAGGGGATGTCCTTAAAGAGCTTTCTGAGGCTTGTAAAGAGTATGGATTGAAATTTGGCGTATATCTTTCCCCTTGGGACAGAAATAACGAGCATTATGGTACTCCAGAATATATAGAAATCTTCAGAGCTCAGCTAAAAGAATTATTAACCAATTATGGTGATGTTTTCGAAGTATGGTTTGATGGTGCCAATGGAGGCACCGGATACTATGGCGGCGCCAATGAAGAAAGAAAAGTAGATAAAAAGACTTACTATGACTGGGAAAACACCTATAAGATCATCCGCGAACTTCAACCAAATGCTGTAATTTTCAGTGATGCAGGTCCTGACGTCCGCTGGGTAGGCAATGAAAGCGGCCACGCCTATAAAACGACTTGGTCCAACTTATTGCGTGATGAAATATATGGAGGTATGCCTAATTATCACACCGAATATGCAGATGGACAAGAAAATGGTACCCATTGGGTGCCTGCAGAAGTGGATGTATCCATTCGACCAGGTTGGTATTACCATGAATATGAAGACCACAAGGTAAAATCACTTCCTACACTTTTGGATATATATTATGAAAGCATTGGCCGTAATGGCTCACTTTTATTGAATTTCCCTGTAGATAAAAGAGGCCTGATCCATGAGAATGATGCCGAGCAAGTATTGAAATTAGCCGATAAAATAAAAGAAGATTTTGCTAAAGACCTAGCTGCTAATGCAGGCAGCATCGAGGCCTCCGAAAGCAGAGGAAATGGTTATGAAGCGGAAAATGCAATAGATGAAAACCCTGAAACTTATTGGGCGACTAATGATGGAGTAATTGAAGCTTCTTTAACCATCAATTTTGATGGACCTATTACTTTTAACCGTTTCTTGGCCCAAGAATATATTACTCTAGGACAAAGAGTGAAAGCCTTTACAGTTGAAGCCCAAACTGAAAATGGATGGGAAGAAATCGCTTCGGAAACCACTATTGGCTATAAAAGGATATTGAGATTCCCTGATGTGACTGCCAATGCGGTTAGATTTACCATCAAAGATGCCAAGGCAAGTCCGACGATCTCAAAAGTGGCCGTCTATAATGCACCGAAGGTAGTATTAGCTCCTGAAATCAAAAGAACCATCGCTGGAAAAGTGAGTTTAGAGGTTCCTGACGAAGGCGTGGACATCTACTATACCACTGATGGAAGCCAACCTGATCAAAATTCAACCAAATATGAAGGTGAATTTGATGTCAAAACGCCACAAATCATTCAGGCCATTGCCTTGGACAAAGCTACCGGAAAAGTAAGTGAAGTAAGCAGAAGAGATTTGGACCTAGCCAAAACTAGCTGGAAAGTAGTAAATGGAGGAGAAAAAGCACAACAAGCCATTGACGAAAACATCCACTCGAACTATGTCAGCAAAAGCAACGAAATTATAATCGATCTTGGAACGGAGGTGAATTTGAAAGGATTTACCTATATGCCTATGCAAAACCGCTATATGTCAGGGGTGATCCAGCATTATAATTTTGCGGTAAGTACAGATGGTAAGAGCTGGAAAACGGTAAGTACCGGAGAGTTTGGCAATATCGCCAATAGCCCAATTGAGCAAAAAATAAGCTTTGGTACGGTGCCTGCTAAATTTATCAAATTAAAAGCTACCAAAACCCTGGATGGAAAGGATGCTTCCTTCGCGGAAATTGGTACCATTTCTGAATAA
- a CDS encoding DUF6952 family protein — protein sequence MRLPIIKHVLGFIEENDEDWVNETIELLESMTEIPSLKDEELEVMGELLSNLYGTLEVNTMIKDGMDKKEAMNAFMKRVMGSIDK from the coding sequence ATGAGATTGCCAATAATTAAGCATGTGCTCGGTTTTATCGAGGAAAACGATGAGGATTGGGTGAATGAAACCATAGAACTACTTGAATCCATGACCGAAATCCCTTCACTGAAGGATGAGGAATTGGAAGTCATGGGAGAATTACTCTCCAATCTTTACGGTACATTAGAAGTAAATACCATGATCAAAGACGGTATGGATAAAAAAGAAGCCATGAATGCTTTTATGAAGCGCGTAATGGGTTCCATAGACAAATAA
- a CDS encoding helix-turn-helix domain-containing protein translates to MTKETIAQKLRALRTSKGISQEFLADEAGLSLRTIQRIENGDSKPSGATCTKLAEALKVDPQVLLDTDHSKDIAYLKKLSLSALSFILFPLLGILVPAILWVLKKDEVKNINEVSRKLINFQITWVLLLLLTPYIFIPIIIWSISIIFQIATSPGTTNMSYFGLGYHGNMVIWILMYITNATFIIINTFRIHDQKDTKYYPKIRFIRA, encoded by the coding sequence ATGACAAAAGAAACAATAGCACAAAAACTAAGAGCACTAAGAACCTCCAAAGGAATATCTCAAGAATTTTTAGCTGATGAAGCAGGGCTGAGTTTAAGAACCATTCAACGAATAGAAAATGGAGATTCCAAACCCAGCGGGGCTACCTGTACCAAACTTGCCGAAGCACTAAAAGTAGATCCCCAAGTACTATTGGACACCGATCATTCAAAGGACATCGCTTACCTTAAAAAGCTAAGCCTTTCTGCCCTTTCTTTTATTTTATTCCCCCTACTGGGAATTTTAGTCCCTGCTATTCTTTGGGTACTTAAGAAAGACGAGGTAAAAAATATCAACGAGGTATCCAGAAAATTGATCAACTTTCAAATCACCTGGGTATTACTGCTATTGCTAACACCCTATATATTTATTCCCATAATAATATGGTCAATATCAATTATTTTTCAGATCGCTACTAGTCCCGGAACTACAAATATGAGTTATTTCGGTTTAGGCTACCATGGAAATATGGTAATCTGGATCCTGATGTATATCACCAATGCCACTTTTATCATCATCAATACCTTTAGAATCCACGATCAAAAGGACACCAAGTATTACCCAAAGATCAGGTTCATACGAGCTTGA
- a CDS encoding nitroreductase family protein, with protein sequence MEKPVFNIEEVNKIIRNRRSMFVAQFKENDPVEDSIIEEMLENANWAPTHKLTEPWEFTVFSGEGLKELADFQSECYKERAERNGNFKEAVYQKLQENPLKCSHVIAIAMKRDLKANLPEMEEVASVSMAVQNMYLTASAHGLAAYWGTGGVTFYPEAKAYFGLGEEDKLMGFFYVAKPKLDIWPEGKRKPIAEKVKWVK encoded by the coding sequence ATGGAAAAACCCGTTTTTAATATTGAGGAAGTAAACAAGATTATCAGAAACCGTCGCTCAATGTTTGTGGCACAGTTTAAGGAAAATGACCCTGTGGAAGACAGCATTATCGAGGAAATGCTGGAAAATGCCAACTGGGCGCCTACGCATAAATTAACCGAGCCTTGGGAATTTACAGTTTTCTCAGGAGAAGGGCTTAAAGAATTGGCAGATTTCCAATCTGAATGTTATAAGGAAAGAGCAGAAAGGAATGGGAATTTTAAAGAGGCAGTTTATCAAAAGCTTCAAGAAAACCCGCTGAAATGTTCCCATGTAATCGCAATAGCCATGAAGCGTGATTTGAAGGCCAATCTTCCAGAGATGGAGGAAGTAGCTTCAGTTTCTATGGCAGTGCAAAATATGTACTTGACAGCCAGTGCCCATGGATTGGCGGCCTATTGGGGAACAGGCGGGGTGACTTTTTATCCCGAAGCCAAAGCGTATTTTGGTTTGGGAGAAGAAGACAAGTTGATGGGGTTTTTCTATGTGGCCAAGCCAAAGTTGGATATTTGGCCAGAAGGAAAAAGAAAACCAATTGCTGAAAAAGTAAAATGGGTGAAATAA
- a CDS encoding YebC/PmpR family DNA-binding transcriptional regulator, producing the protein MGRAFEFRKERKFKRWSKMSKVFTRLGKEIVIAVKAGGPDPDNNPKLRTVMQNAKGAAMPKDRIEAAIKRASNKDQSNYEEVVYEGFAPHGVAILLETSTDNINRTVANVRHYFTKGGGSLGTSGSVSFMFDHKAVFRFPKDDHDLEELELDLIDFGLDDIDENEGEIFIYTPFEEFGNMQKALEDRNIEVTSADFQRFPTTTVDLTEEQEEEVNKMIERMEEDDDVNNVYHNIS; encoded by the coding sequence ATGGGAAGAGCATTCGAATTTAGAAAAGAAAGAAAGTTCAAGCGTTGGAGCAAAATGTCCAAGGTATTTACCCGCTTGGGCAAGGAAATAGTTATAGCCGTAAAAGCCGGGGGACCAGATCCAGACAACAACCCTAAGCTTAGAACGGTCATGCAAAATGCCAAGGGCGCAGCCATGCCCAAAGACCGTATCGAAGCGGCCATAAAAAGGGCTAGCAATAAAGACCAAAGCAATTACGAAGAAGTAGTATATGAAGGCTTTGCACCGCATGGTGTGGCTATTTTACTGGAAACTTCCACCGACAATATCAACCGTACTGTTGCCAATGTAAGGCATTATTTTACCAAAGGGGGCGGCTCTTTGGGTACTTCAGGTTCGGTTAGTTTTATGTTTGACCATAAGGCTGTCTTTAGATTCCCTAAAGATGATCATGACCTGGAAGAACTTGAGCTAGACCTGATCGATTTTGGACTGGATGATATTGATGAAAACGAAGGTGAAATCTTTATCTATACCCCATTCGAAGAATTCGGCAATATGCAAAAAGCCTTGGAAGACCGAAATATTGAAGTCACCAGTGCGGATTTCCAGCGCTTTCCTACCACAACGGTTGACCTAACAGAAGAGCAGGAAGAAGAAGTCAATAAGATGATAGAAAGAATGGAAGAGGACGACGATGTTAATAATGTCTACCATAATATTTCATAA